The genomic interval TCGAAAAGCCTGGAGTTTCGCCAGAAGATGAAGGAGCGCGACGATGTCTCCCAGGTCGCGCCGGGCAGCTTCAAGGAGTCGTCGATGGCGGATCGCGTATTCTTTGTCGAAGCGGTGGCCGGGGACGAAAGGCTGGTCAAGAACGTGTTCATCAGCTCGATGCAGCACGGCAAGCTGGGCGTCATGGCAGCCGCAAGAGGCTATCAGCAGCTCATGGCCAACGGCGATCGTTTTCTGGTGCTGGAAAACGGGCGCCGCTATGAGGGGGTGCCGGGACAGGCCGATTATCGCGTCATGGAATTCGAACGCTACGCGGTGCGCGTCGAAACGCGCGAATCGCAAGGCTTCGTCGAGACGCCGAAGAGCCTGCCGCTGCAGAAGCTGCTGGAAAATCCGACGCCACCCAATCTGGGCCAGATACTCTGGCGTGTGGGCGTGCCATTGGCGGCGTTCATTCTGGCCTTGCTGGCGATTCCCTTGTCCTTCGTCAATCCGCGTGCCGGGCGCGCCAACAATCTGATTTTTGCCATTCTCATCTACATGATCTACAGCAATCTGATCAGCATCAGCCAGGCTTGGGTGTCGCAAGGACGGTTGAGTTTCGGCATGGGCGTCTGGATCGTCCATGCGGCAGTGCTGGTGTTGCTGCTGCTGCTGTTTTTCCGCCGCTTGACGGTGTTTTCCTGGGGGCGGTTGTGGCGCTGAAGGTGTATGAGCGCTATCTGGCGCGGGAAATCTATATCGGCACGGCGCTGGTGTTGACCGCTTTCTTGCTGCTCTTCGCTTTTTTCGATCTGATCCATGAGCTTGAAGATGTCGGCAAGGATGGCTACAGGTTGCAGCATGCGCTCGGTTTTGTGTTGCTGACGTTGCCGGGACGAATCTATGAGTTGTCTCCAATCGCCGTGCTGATTGGTTCGTTGTATGCATTGACCATGCTTGCCCGGCATTCGGAGATCACCATACTGCGGACTTCCGGGTTGTCGACGCGTACCTTGCTGGTGACGCTGAGCAAGCTGGGCGTGGGGTTCGTGGTGGCCATTTTCCTGATCGGTGAATTTGTGGCCCCTCCGGCCGAGCATCTGGCGCAGCAACTGCACCTGAAGACCCGGAGCTCGGTGGTTGGGCAGGAGTTTCGCTCCGGTTTGTGGGTCAAGGACGAGCGTAATTTCGTCAATGTGCGCGACATGCTGCCCGATACCACCTTGCGCGGCCTGCGGATTTTCGAGTTCGATGGGAATCATCAGTTGCGTTCGGTCAGCGAGGCGAAGGAAGCCAGGTACGTCGCGTCGGACGGTTGGCGTCTGGAGGGTGTCGTGCAGACCCGCTTTTCCAATGACCGCACCGAAGTGCTGCAGTTTCCGACGCTGATCTGGAAGTCGGCGCTGAACCCGGATATTTTGTCGGTGTTGATGGTGGTGCCGGAGCGCATGTCTTTCGTCAGGCTTTGGCAGTACATTCGCCACCTCGAGGACAATCAGCAGAAGGCGCAGCGCTATCAGATCGCGCTGTGGAAAAAGGTGTTTTATCCCCTGGCCGTGCTGGTGATGATGGCGCTGGCGCTGCCGTTCGCCTATTTGCAGGATCGCATGGGGGCTGTGAGCATCAAGATCTTCGCCGGCGTCATGCTGGGCATTGCCTTTCACATGCTCAACGGCCTGTTTTCCAGTCTGGGGGCTATCAACAACTGGTGGCCGTTCTGGTCGGCAATCACGCCAAGCGCGATTTTCCTGTTTGCTGCGGGCGGGATGCTGTGGTGGGCGGAGCGGCGCTGACGAGGATCAGGCACGTGCCGGCAAGGCGGTCATGGAGAAATTGGCCGTCGCGATCAACGAGTGCCCAGAGCAGTCCGACACCGGCCAGGGCGAGTGATGGCCAGCACAGAAGATGTCGCAGCAGCGCTTGCCGCAGACTGATGCCTGAACTACCGTCGTGACGGTCCTGGGCGGGGACCAGGCGGATTTTCCAGGTTTTCATGGCCAGGGTTTGCCCGCCGTGGCGCCAGAACCAGATGAAATAGGCCGCGAGCACCAGCTCGAGATGCAGCCACATCAGCCAGGGAGCGGCTGTCCGGCTGGCGTGTTCGGCATAGATCGTTTCCGGCAGCAGAACCAGTACGGCGATCACGCCGATGAGCAGCAAAGCCTCATAGAGCATGCCGGCAAGGCGTCTGGGCAGGGCGGGTGTTTCAGTTGGAGGCATGGAAAGTCAAATGCAGCGTGGGCAGGCAAGCGCGGGTGAAGAGTGGAGCCAAGAGCCGCGGCAGTTGCCGCGCTGGCCGCTTGCTATGGTCCGGTCTTTGCCGGTGCGGCAGGGAGGAGGGGTTGCGCCGCAGGCTTGGCCGCATCGGCAGTGGCAGGTGCGGGCTGAGGTGCCTGGCGTGGTTTGCGTGCCCGCTGCCGCAGGTGTTCTTTTTCGGCATCCGGCAGTTGTTTGTATTCCGTCCACTTTTGTTTGATGGTGGCACGCTGTTCAGGCGTGGTGCTGCGCAGGGCCTTGTAGCGTTCGCGCGCTTTTTGCCGTTCCTCCGGCGTCAGCCGGCTCCAGTTTGTCATGCGCTGAGTGATACGCTGCCGTTCTTCCGGGGACATCTGTGGGTAACGTTGGGCAATACTCAGCCAGCGCTTGCGCTGCGAGGCATTGAGCCGATCCCATTCGTTCGAGAGCGGCTGCAGGACTTCACGTTGTTGTGGCGTCAGTTTTGCCCAGCCAGGCTGGGCGGAGACCGTCTCGGCGGCATTGACCGTCGCCGGCACGGCCATGCCGCCGATAGCCAATGCCAGATACAGGCCGGCAACCAGGTTGACAATCAGGCCCGCAAATGCCGGGGAGGCTGTGGTGGCCGAGGCAGGAGTCGGAGCCCGGCGGTGCCTCATGCTTATGGCTGTTCTAACCATGCTTGAAACCCATGATCCAGGTAGGCGTGGATTGGCAGATCGTCGGATAGTAACGCAGCATCGATATCTTCGCCTTCATCTGCCTGCGGGTGGCCGCTCCAGTAATGGACGCCGGCCATGCCGATGACGAGTGCCGCCAGGGCTGAAAGCATCCGCGCCCTGGGGGACAGAATTTCGTTGAAGACGGAGGCGAGGCCTGCCAGACCCAGTCCGGCGACCTGGGTCTGTTGATGCGCCAGGGCGAGTTGCCGGGCAGTCATGAGCCTGTCGAGTATCGGGTTGCCGAGATGGTCGGCGCCATGATCGAGGTGGCGCTTGATTCTGTTGGTGAATTCCTGTTCTTCCGGCGGATGAATATTCATGGCGTGATCCCTTTCGATCTGAGTGCGGCCGCCAGGGTGTGCGTCGCGCGCGAACAATGTGTTTTCACACTGCCTTCGGTGCAACCCATGACCGTGGCTGTTTCGGCGATATCCATGCCTTCCCAGTAACGCATGAGGAAGGCTTCGCGTTGACGCGGGGGCAGCTTCGCAATTTCCGTCTCGATGGCGGCAAGGACTTGCGTTTGTTCCAGGGCCATGACGGGGGAGGGGATGGCCGCATCGTCGATCACCAGCGTTTCCAGCGGGTCGTAGTCTTCGTCCTCGCCGGTATTGGCTGGCGTCAGCGCCGAGAGCAGGATGCTCCAGGTCGAGCGGATTTTCTGGCGCCGATAGAAATCGCGGATGGTGTTTTGCAGTATGCGCTGGAACAGCAGCGGCAGTTCCGCGAGTGGACGTCCGCCGTATTTTTCCGCGAGTTTGAGCATCGCATCCTGCACGATGTCGAGTGCCTGTTCCTCGTTGTGTACGGCGAACATGGCTTGCTTGAAGGCGCGGCGTTCGGCGTTGGCGAGAAAGTCCGAGAGTTCAGTGCGTGTCGCCAGAAAAGTCTCCGAATGCCCGAAACGGGAAAAATCACCAGATTAACGCGTTTATGGCCGGCTTGTCAGCCCTTCACGGTACCGTCTGCAGTCTTTGCATTCGCGCAATGCCTTGACCAAATTCGCTGCAACCAGTAATGTGGCGCGTTTCGCGTTTTTTAATGTACTTGAGGAACGGGATGTTCGTGGGCAATGAAAAAACCATGGAAACCGGGACAAGTACGCGCAGGAAGAAAACATTTGGGGAAAAGAGATGCTCTTGACTGGTGCCGAGATCGTGATCAAGTGCTTGCAGGAGGAAAAGGTCGACCATGTGTTCGGCTATCCGGGCGGCGCTGTGCTGTTTATCTATGATGAGCTGTTCAAACAGGACCAGATCAAGCATATTCTCGTTCGGCATGAACAGGCCGCCGTCCACGCGGCTGATGCCTATTCGCGGTCGTCGCAGAAGATCGGCGTCTGCATGGTGACTTCCGGTCCGGGGGTCACCAATGCGGTGACCGGCATCGCCACGGCGCACATGGATTCGATTCCGATGGTGATCATCACCGGCCAGGTGCCGACCCATTACATCGGCCAGGATGCCTTTCAGGAGGCCGATACCGTTGGCATCACGCGTCCCTGCGTGAAGCACAATTTCCTGGTCAAGGATGTCAGGGATATCGCCGAGACCATCAAGAAGGCGTTTTATATCGCCAAGACCGGGCGTCCCGGTCCGGTTCTGGTGGATATTCCAAAGGATCTCACCGCCCAGAAGTGCGAGTTCTCCTATCCGAAAACGGTATCCATGCGTTCCTACAATCCGGTGACCAAAGGTCATGCGGGGCAGATCAAGAAGGCGCTGCAGTTGCTCATGTCGGCCAAGCGGCCGATGGTCTATGCCGGTGGCGGCGTGATTCTTTCCGATGCGGCGGACAAGCTGACGAATCTGGTGCGGACGCTGGGCCTGCCCGTGACCAATACCCTGATGGGGCTGGGCGGCTATCCGGCCACCGATCGGCAGTTCCTTGGCATGCTGGGCATGCACGGTACCGTCGAGGCCAACATGGCGATGCAGAACTGCGACGTACTGCTGGCCATCGGCGCGCGGTTCGATGACCGCGTGATCGGCAATCCGGAGCATTTCAACCAGGTGCAGCGCAAGATCATTCATGTCGACATCGACCCTTCGTCGATTTCGAAGCGCGTCAAGGTGGATATTCCCATCGTCGGCCATCTTTCCGACGTGCTTGCCGAGATGCTGAAACAGATCAACGCAAGCGAAGCACGTCCGGATGCCAAGGCGCTGGCC from Sterolibacterium denitrificans carries:
- the lptF gene encoding LPS export ABC transporter permease LptF, translated to MIYQRAALREFANTSIAVFVALLAVMLTTQLIRLLAEAAGGKLASEAVLALMGFAAINYLPTLLSLSLFIAVLLSLARAYRDSEMVVWFSSGLSLTAWIRPVLAFALPIVLIIAVLSIFLSPWAISKSLEFRQKMKERDDVSQVAPGSFKESSMADRVFFVEAVAGDERLVKNVFISSMQHGKLGVMAAARGYQQLMANGDRFLVLENGRRYEGVPGQADYRVMEFERYAVRVETRESQGFVETPKSLPLQKLLENPTPPNLGQILWRVGVPLAAFILALLAIPLSFVNPRAGRANNLIFAILIYMIYSNLISISQAWVSQGRLSFGMGVWIVHAAVLVLLLLLFFRRLTVFSWGRLWR
- the lptG gene encoding LPS export ABC transporter permease LptG, with product MLTAFLLLFAFFDLIHELEDVGKDGYRLQHALGFVLLTLPGRIYELSPIAVLIGSLYALTMLARHSEITILRTSGLSTRTLLVTLSKLGVGFVVAIFLIGEFVAPPAEHLAQQLHLKTRSSVVGQEFRSGLWVKDERNFVNVRDMLPDTTLRGLRIFEFDGNHQLRSVSEAKEARYVASDGWRLEGVVQTRFSNDRTEVLQFPTLIWKSALNPDILSVLMVVPERMSFVRLWQYIRHLEDNQQKAQRYQIALWKKVFYPLAVLVMMALALPFAYLQDRMGAVSIKIFAGVMLGIAFHMLNGLFSSLGAINNWWPFWSAITPSAIFLFAAGGMLWWAERR
- a CDS encoding RDD family protein gives rise to the protein MPPTETPALPRRLAGMLYEALLLIGVIAVLVLLPETIYAEHASRTAAPWLMWLHLELVLAAYFIWFWRHGGQTLAMKTWKIRLVPAQDRHDGSSGISLRQALLRHLLCWPSLALAGVGLLWALVDRDGQFLHDRLAGTCLILVSAAPPTTASRPQQTGKSRLA
- a CDS encoding DUF3106 domain-containing protein; the encoded protein is MRHRRAPTPASATTASPAFAGLIVNLVAGLYLALAIGGMAVPATVNAAETVSAQPGWAKLTPQQREVLQPLSNEWDRLNASQRKRWLSIAQRYPQMSPEERQRITQRMTNWSRLTPEERQKARERYKALRSTTPEQRATIKQKWTEYKQLPDAEKEHLRQRARKPRQAPQPAPATADAAKPAAQPLLPAAPAKTGP
- a CDS encoding DUF3619 family protein; protein product: MNIHPPEEQEFTNRIKRHLDHGADHLGNPILDRLMTARQLALAHQQTQVAGLGLAGLASVFNEILSPRARMLSALAALVIGMAGVHYWSGHPQADEGEDIDAALLSDDLPIHAYLDHGFQAWLEQP
- a CDS encoding RNA polymerase sigma factor, with the translated sequence MATRTELSDFLANAERRAFKQAMFAVHNEEQALDIVQDAMLKLAEKYGGRPLAELPLLFQRILQNTIRDFYRRQKIRSTWSILLSALTPANTGEDEDYDPLETLVIDDAAIPSPVMALEQTQVLAAIETEIAKLPPRQREAFLMRYWEGMDIAETATVMGCTEGSVKTHCSRATHTLAAALRSKGITP
- a CDS encoding acetolactate synthase 3 catalytic subunit, which translates into the protein MLLTGAEIVIKCLQEEKVDHVFGYPGGAVLFIYDELFKQDQIKHILVRHEQAAVHAADAYSRSSQKIGVCMVTSGPGVTNAVTGIATAHMDSIPMVIITGQVPTHYIGQDAFQEADTVGITRPCVKHNFLVKDVRDIAETIKKAFYIAKTGRPGPVLVDIPKDLTAQKCEFSYPKTVSMRSYNPVTKGHAGQIKKALQLLMSAKRPMVYAGGGVILSDAADKLTNLVRTLGLPVTNTLMGLGGYPATDRQFLGMLGMHGTVEANMAMQNCDVLLAIGARFDDRVIGNPEHFNQVQRKIIHVDIDPSSISKRVKVDIPIVGHLSDVLAEMLKQINASEARPDAKALAAWWKEIEGWRGKKCMKYKQGSKLIMPQYVIEKLYEVTGGDAIVTSDVGQHQMWAAQYYKFDKPRRWLNSGGLGTMGFGLPAAMGARFANPKATVACVTGEASIQMNIQELSTCKQFRLPIKIINLNNRYLGMVRQWQEMFHGNRYSESYVDALPDFVKLAESYGHVGMHIEKPDDVEPALREAFTTHKNDLVFLNFYTDQTANVFPMVAAGKGLSEMILAEEL